The window GAGAAACTTTTTTCCTTGtataatctaaaaaaaaatacgaGAGCAAGAATATTTAAAAGTAGAGAAGTGGTGGCAAACAAAGCTTGTGGATGACTTGCTTTTGAATCAAAAAGCTTTGGCTTTTGCCTAAAAGCATTACAATATTAAATGATTTCTGAATTTAAGCAATAAATTTAAACAGTATGAAAGGAGTCTTCATTTTCCTTTAATTTACCGTTCTAAAATTCAAATTAATAGTGTGGACTTGATCATTTGCTAAAAGTTTTAAGCTAAAAACGAAAAGGAGCAATAAATTTTGAAGTAGACAATGACTTCGAATTTGAGGCATGAGGGTAGGAGCAacagttgctcaaaaaaaaaaaaaagggtaggAGCAACGTCAAATCGATCAAATCACGTTTCCTTTTACCTGAGACACAATTACGTACCAACGCAATTGGTTTGTCATCTCCTACACAAAAATACAAACTAACACATACATAAAGTTCACGTTGAGCAATTAACACAGCTTTAAACATGTTTTCTTTACCCTCTAATTAATCAAGCATGGGATAAGTAAAACAAGAAACAGTATTTTACTCTTATTTACGTCCACATTTTGTGACTTTGACTTGCAACTTCAGAAATCAATCGGTGCGACTTGCGAGAATATTAACAGATAGATTTCCACGTGTGATGTAAATGTCCTTCAGACATGCGGAGAGGCAGCATGATGTCTAcaccactttttttttctttttctataaaCCTTTTAGAAAGTAAAACGCATCATTCTAAAGCATATTCCAACAGGGAAATGAATTTCAACAATTTGCACTAAAGCAGATCTGAATCGAAACTTGCTTGAGTTCGTAGATTTGCCTCAAATCAGTACTACCAAAAACTTAAATTAGCCAATGAGAGATCAAATTAAAGACTAGAGAAAAGTAGACGACCAAAATTCAAATAACCGTTTGTATTCGAGATCAAATAACTTAACAATCTCCCAACACAGAACACAAGAcgcaagaaagaaaaaaagcaaaCTGGTAGACAAATTTTAATAGGGGGACGACCAAAAACACAACACATAAGCATAAACTGAGAGTCGCTGCGACCCGACCATAGTAACCCGACAAAGAGCTTCTCACTCAGCACTTGACCTCCTTCAAACCATGTGCAAAGTACAAAAATGTTGGGTTAGTAGCACCCTCCTTGTAATAAGCAAAGACAATAGTGCTGTCATCGTGCATGCCCTCCCCAACAAAGCTACAAAATTGCATCAAAACAACCACACATGAGATTTCAATCTGATTAGATAAagagaagtaaaaaaaaaaaaacttacaattgGAAGTCCTTGAGCTTGGGGAGAAGGTACTTGGTAGCTCCCTCAATACCCTTCTTAAACTCCTCCTGCTGTTCCGGGGTGAGCTTGGGCGTCAAAAGCTTGATGTACTTCTTGATATAGGCGATGAACCCCTTCTTGTCGTAAGTGGGCTGCTCCTGAAGCCTGAAAGTGTCGACAATGTCAACAACCTTCTCAACAGAGTCGTCAACACCCTCGTCCTCACCACCTTCCTCAGCAGATGGGTTGGCACCAATGTTAACCTCTACACATCCCTTGGTAGTCCactgaaacataaaaacataaaatcagAACAAAGGATGAAACTTTGATGGGGTTTGATGATAGGCAATACAAACCTTTCCTTCAACTTCCCAAAGAATCCCATTCTCAATCTCCTTGTAAGGGAAAGAGTCAGAGAGAAGCTCATCAcctgaaaaaaattaattaattaattaataaaccaCAATTGAGCTCAATTTTAGATTATAACCCAAACCAATTCGTACAAATTGCACTAAAATCGAATAAAAAACCCTAAAATCCAACGTAATTAGCATTGATATAACAATCAATCACAGATCTAATCAATACACAGACACAAGATATACATAACGAGGCAGCGAAGTGCCAATTCACTAAGATGCGATCACAGATCTAACGAAATTGCAATTCGAAGCTGATTATATCGAAATCAGGATAAGCCATGATCGAATCGAAGATATAGAGAGTGAGATAACGATGTGAGCTTACCGGTGAGAAGATCGGTGTACACCAACATGGTCgcttattgtttttttattatctgGAGGTtgcgggagagagagagacgcaGCAGCGACGAGGGGGTTTGAAACGAGGTCGTGCCCTTTGCTATTTTATAGCCGAGTGTATCGAGGGTTTCCGATGGAGAACAACAGGATAATACTGTAATAATATTCCCGATTCGAATTTACTATTTTGGGTTTTCTcttttttccaaatttctgttttatccttacttttttttttataataaaaagtgGAAATGATTATGTAAAATAGTAACATTGCCCGAAAAGGAGCTCcgctctctctctttatctctctcGTATCTTTCAAAGAGAGAGCGTCGAAGCCCTTATTGTCGGTTCTCTTCCGACTCAGAATCCCGATGGTCGGGCTTGCGATATTCTGGGAAGCGGTGGATCCCTTATCACCGTCTTCACCGGCTTATGGTCTTCGGGAAGGGATGGCTCCCATAGTATCTTTCTTCGTCGGCTTCTCATCAGGTCAATTCGGTTGTTCTCGATTTACTCTTCTGATCTTCTCCAGTCCAATCGTTTCTTGGTCTGCTATTCTGGTGTCTTTTTCCTCCCCGTAGTTAGGGTCGTAGCCATCTTCATGCTTATCTGAATCATTAAAAGTGGAGTTCGTTCAGTTAGGAAAATCGGATCTCAGATCGATTGTAgacgtttgatgttttttctaaAGAGTAGATCTATCAGTTAAGGTTCTTTGCCTTGATCTTCCGTGAAGGCTGCTTTGTTTTAGTCGGTTTTTTCACTGATTCGGCTTCATCGGTGACGGAGCTCCGTCGCGTTTCTGCGCTGACACTGGAGGAAGGAAGATCGATCTGCATCTTGACGCGTGTTTTTTAAACGATGGGCGTTTGGACACGTGGGGTGCGTGTCTCTTTCTTCCCCAACGAGTTTTTTCTTTGTAGGTTTATGGCCGCAAACTGTAAGGTTTACTGGACCTAGTGTTCTAGACCGTTTAATTTGTTGTTCGTTTCTTGGGCTTTATGTTTGGTTTGCTTTTGTTTAAGCTTTTTGTGTCTTACTTTGTTGGGATTTACCTCTTTAGGTTTTGTTCCAACTCTTGAGCTTACAAGCATAAGTATTATTTCAACTCTTCAGTTTGTTGTCTTGTTGATAAAGTTGTCACCGATCTCATGATTCAACCATTAAATTTTGGGACCTCAGAGATCGTACACTAATTATTTTTACCTTGGGACCTCAGAGATGGCACACTAATTATTTTTACCATCATTGTTTTACTTTTATCTCTCTGCCTTTTTCAGGAATGCTTTTGTTACTGCATCGACTGGCAACATCAAGAAGTTTAGCCTTCCTCAAGGTCAAGGAGAGTTATGCCACGATATGATGTACGTTTCTGGAATCCCTGTAGTTAGTTCTTGCATCTACTtattatgaattattattaattaatctaATTTCACATATAACAATGGAATTTACTCTAAAACACTTTGAAgtcattaaaaagtaaaaactattTCTTAAAGCAATTTCAATATCAGTGGACTTGAAATTGTTTTCAAAAATCACTAGTTAAATAAGGCACATTAATAAATCTTATAACCAGAAACAATGAagtttataaaagtttttataaTTCATGACTAAATAACATGAAATATGTCAATGTGACACATGAATTATAAATGATTGATTAGTTACATCTTGAATGATTTTGATAACAAATGATAATAATTTATCTAActttatcaa of the Brassica rapa cultivar Chiifu-401-42 chromosome A03, CAAS_Brap_v3.01, whole genome shotgun sequence genome contains:
- the LOC103859680 gene encoding translationally-controlled tumor protein homolog, with the protein product MLVYTDLLTGDELLSDSFPYKEIENGILWEVEGKWTTKGCVEVNIGANPSAEEGGEDEGVDDSVEKVVDIVDTFRLQEQPTYDKKGFIAYIKKYIKLLTPKLTPEQQEEFKKGIEGATKYLLPKLKDFQFFVGEGMHDDSTIVFAYYKEGATNPTFLYFAHGLKEVKC